One part of the Anaerolineae bacterium genome encodes these proteins:
- the hisH gene encoding imidazole glycerol phosphate synthase subunit HisH, translating into MIAVIDYEASNLRSVLHALSHLGAAARVAAVPDDLAGAQAIILPGVGAFGAGMARLRARGFEPAIREAVERDVPLLGICLGMQFLFEVSEEQGEHAGLGLLAGRVVRFPTLPGLKVPHMGWNQLQPVQESPLLAGIAAGDYAYFVHSYLCAPTDPADVVATCDYGVAFPAVVARDNVYGVQFHPEKSQAVGLRLLRNFVAMVG; encoded by the coding sequence ATGATCGCAGTCATTGACTACGAAGCCAGTAACCTGCGCAGCGTGCTGCATGCCCTTAGCCACCTGGGCGCGGCGGCCCGCGTGGCCGCTGTACCGGACGATCTGGCAGGCGCGCAGGCGATCATCCTGCCGGGGGTGGGCGCTTTTGGGGCGGGCATGGCCCGTCTGCGGGCGCGCGGCTTTGAACCGGCCATCCGGGAAGCCGTCGAGCGCGATGTGCCGCTGCTGGGCATCTGCCTGGGGATGCAGTTTCTCTTTGAGGTCAGCGAGGAACAGGGCGAACATGCCGGGCTGGGCCTGCTGGCCGGGCGGGTCGTCCGCTTCCCGACGCTGCCGGGCCTGAAGGTCCCGCACATGGGCTGGAACCAGCTGCAGCCCGTCCAGGAGTCACCGCTGCTGGCCGGGATCGCCGCCGGTGATTACGCCTACTTCGTCCATAGCTACCTCTGCGCTCCGACCGATCCTGCTGACGTGGTGGCTACCTGCGATTACGGGGTGGCCTTCCCGGCGGTAGTGGCGCGGGACAACGTCTACGGCGTGCAATTCCACCCGGAAAAGAGCCAGGCGGTCGGCCTGCGCCTCCTGCGTAACTTTGTGGCAATGGTGGGCTGA
- a CDS encoding SIMPL domain-containing protein — translation MRKHWMITGMAALALTALAAALAISGAIGAPVAAQSPAPGTITVRGLGEASGAPDVAYVSLGVDTRNASLSEAMSEANSVMNAVIEAVRGLEIAAEDIQTVDFSVWSDEPMTPEGTPAEGTRFYRVTNVVRITVRDTSLMQNVIDAAVAAGANRIYGVTFGLEDPAALERDARLAALENARERAAQIAEAIGVTLGEPTIVVEGDSFGQGVVMDMAARGLGGGGGIQQGQLSVQVQVQVTFATVR, via the coding sequence ATGAGGAAGCACTGGATGATCACCGGCATGGCTGCCCTGGCGCTGACCGCTCTGGCGGCGGCGCTTGCCATCAGCGGCGCAATCGGTGCGCCGGTCGCCGCGCAAAGTCCCGCCCCCGGCACGATTACCGTGCGCGGACTCGGAGAAGCCAGCGGCGCGCCTGATGTCGCCTATGTGTCGCTGGGCGTCGATACGCGCAACGCCAGCCTGAGCGAGGCGATGAGCGAGGCGAACAGTGTGATGAACGCCGTAATCGAGGCCGTGCGCGGCCTGGAGATCGCCGCCGAGGATATTCAGACCGTTGATTTCAGCGTCTGGTCAGACGAACCAATGACTCCGGAAGGCACTCCCGCTGAAGGGACGCGCTTCTACCGCGTGACCAATGTCGTGCGCATCACCGTGCGCGACACAAGTCTGATGCAGAACGTGATCGATGCGGCAGTGGCCGCCGGCGCTAACCGCATCTACGGCGTAACCTTTGGCCTGGAGGACCCTGCCGCGCTGGAGCGCGACGCCCGCCTGGCTGCCCTGGAAAACGCCCGCGAACGCGCCGCGCAGATCGCTGAGGCTATCGGCGTGACCCTGGGCGAGCCTACGATTGTGGTTGAGGGCGACTCCTTTGGCCAGGGCGTGGTCATGGACATGGCGGCTCGCGGCCTGGGCGGGGGCGGCGGAATCCAGCAGGGCCAGCTCAGCGTCCAGGTGCAGGTGCAGGTCACCTTTGCGACGGTGCGCTAA
- a CDS encoding DUF503 domain-containing protein: MVVATCQIELTLPGVSSLKQKRSVLRGLIAGVHKKFHVAAAEVDLHDVWQSSTIGLAAVSTSASHAEQVLENVVRWIEDYRPDLEVVDYAIEAIHV; this comes from the coding sequence ATGGTCGTTGCCACCTGCCAGATCGAACTCACTTTGCCGGGCGTCAGCTCGCTCAAGCAAAAGCGCAGCGTGCTCAGAGGCCTGATCGCCGGCGTGCACAAGAAGTTCCATGTTGCCGCGGCGGAGGTCGACCTGCATGATGTGTGGCAATCCAGCACGATCGGGCTGGCTGCCGTCAGCACCAGCGCCAGCCATGCCGAGCAGGTGCTGGAAAACGTCGTGCGCTGGATCGAAGACTACCGTCCTGACCTGGAAGTTGTGGACTACGCCATCGAAGCCATTCATGTTTGA
- the hisA gene encoding 1-(5-phosphoribosyl)-5-[(5-phosphoribosylamino)methylideneamino]imidazole-4-carboxamide isomerase, whose product MPMILYPAIDLRGGQVVRLQQGDPARQTHYSADPLAVAHRWQEAGAAWLHVINLDGAFQTANDNLAVLGRLAGLGIPIQFGGGIRSLEDAARAFDAGAARVILGTAVAQDPALVEAFVARWGAERLAVALDSRGGQVAIHGWQAASAWTPVELGRALARRGAVHALYTDIVRDGGLQGVDVAGTARLAVETGLQVIASGGVASLEDIRALRATGQVAGAVVGKALYEGVFSLADALRVAADLS is encoded by the coding sequence TTGCCTATGATTCTCTACCCTGCCATCGATCTGCGCGGCGGGCAGGTTGTCCGCCTGCAACAGGGCGATCCCGCCCGCCAGACCCATTACAGCGCCGACCCGCTGGCCGTCGCCCACCGCTGGCAGGAGGCCGGGGCAGCCTGGCTGCACGTGATCAACCTGGACGGCGCTTTCCAAACGGCCAATGATAACCTGGCCGTCCTGGGCAGGCTGGCCGGCCTGGGCATCCCGATTCAGTTTGGCGGGGGCATCCGCTCACTGGAGGACGCAGCGCGGGCGTTTGACGCGGGCGCAGCGCGGGTGATCCTGGGCACGGCGGTCGCTCAGGACCCGGCGCTGGTAGAGGCGTTCGTGGCCCGCTGGGGAGCGGAGCGGCTGGCCGTCGCCCTGGATTCACGCGGCGGGCAGGTAGCCATCCATGGCTGGCAAGCGGCTTCCGCCTGGACGCCGGTTGAACTGGGGCGGGCGCTGGCCCGGCGCGGGGCGGTACACGCCCTGTACACCGATATCGTCCGCGATGGCGGGCTGCAGGGAGTGGACGTGGCCGGTACGGCCCGCCTGGCGGTGGAAACCGGCCTGCAGGTCATCGCCTCCGGCGGCGTGGCCAGCCTGGAAGACATCCGCGCCTTGCGGGCGACCGGTCAGGTGGCCGGGGCAGTGGTGGGCAAGGCGCTGTACGAAGGCGTCTTCAGCCTGGCTGACGCCCTGCGCGTCGCCGCTGATCTGTCCTGA